DNA from Amorphoplanes friuliensis DSM 7358:
GCAGGCCCGAAAGCACACAGTTGAAGCGAGCCTTGTCGGTACGGGCGTGGACGGCTTCAATGATGGTGAGCGCGCTGATCACGGCCTCCATGCCACGCGAGCGTGCCTCGGCGGTCATGGCCACCACCCGCTCGTCGTCGGCGAGCAGCTTCGAGAGCCCTTCGCTGTCGAGAATCAGCGTGCCTTCGTGGGTCAGCTTGCGGCGGGCCACTGGCCCTCCTCGGCGAACACCTCGTCGAAGACCTTCCGTGCCCCGTGACGAGCCTGCTCGGAGATCGGCCCCTTGCGGCTCTCGTAATCCGCCAGGTATTCGTCGAGCACCTGCCCGCGAAGCTCCCGCTCGACCGCCTCGGCGATGAACGCGGAGAACTCGCGCTTACCTACGCGCGCACGGATCGCCTCGGCGGTCCCCTCGGGCAGCGACAGGCTCACCCGCGTCGCCGGCCCCTCCCCGATGTTGTAGACCGTTTCGCCCATGACCTCAGTGTGTCAAACGAGTAGGAAAACCGCTACGAACCGCCATCAGACGTTGAAGCGGAACTCCACCACGTCGCCGTCCTTCATGATGTAGTCCTTGCCTTCCATGCGGACCTTGCCGGCGGCCTTGGCGGCGGACATGGAGCCGGCGGCGATCAGGTCGTCGTAGCTGACGATTTCGGCCTTGATGAAGCCGCGCTGGAAGTCGGAGTGGATGACTCCTGCCGCTTCCGGGGCCGTGGCGCCGACCGGGATGACCCAGGCGCGGGCTTCCTTCGGGCCGGCCGTCAGGTACGTCTGCAGGCCCAGGGTGTTGAAGCCGACGCGGATGAGCTGGTTGAGGCCCGGCTCGGTCTGGCCGGTCGACTCGAGCAGCTCCATGGCCTCGTCGTCGGGGAGGTCGATCAGCTCCGACTCGATCTTGGCGTCCATGAAGACGGCGTCGGCCGGGGCGACCAGGGCGCGCATCTCGTCGAGGAACGCCTCGTTGCCGAGCTCGTCCTCGTCGACGTTGAAGACGTACAGGAAGGGCTTGGTGGTGAGGAGGTGGAGCTCGGTGAGGAGGTCGAGGTCGATGCCCGCGGCCTTGGCGCCGACGTAGAGGGTGGTGCCCTCGTCGAGGAGTTTGAAGGCTGCCTCGGCGGCCGCGACCATCGGGGCGCGGTCCTTCTTGAGTTTGGCTTCCTTCTGGAGGCGCGGGAGGGCCTTCTCGACCGTCTGCAGGTCGGCCAGGATGAGCTCGGTGTTGATCGTCTCGATGTCGTCGGCGGGGGAAACCTTGCCGTCGACGTGGAGGACGTTCGGGTCGGAGAAGGCGCGGACGACCTGGCAGATCGCCGAGGCGTCGCGGATGTTCGCGAGGAAGGCGTTGCCGCGGCCCTGGCCCTTCGAGGCGCCGCGGACGAGGCCGGCGATGTCGACGAACGAGACCGGGGCGGGGAGGATCTTCTCCGATTTGAAGATCTCGGCCAGTTTTGTCAGCCGCTCGTCGGGCAGCCCGACCACGCCGACGTTGGGCTCGATCGTCGCGAACGGGTAGTTCGCGGCGAGCACGTCGTTCTTGGTCAGGGCGTTGAAGAGGGTGCTCTTGCCGACGTTGGGCAGGCCGACGATCCCGATGGTAAGGCTCACGACAGGCCAGTCTACGGGGCGGGCGTGTACGCGTACGCCTTGAGCCCGAGGGCGGTGAATGCCGCGACCGGGTTGTCGTGCCGGGGCAGGGCGGCCTGGAACCGCTTCCAGACGTCGAGGTCGGTCTGCCACGCCTTCAGGTAGGCGACGCAGAACGCCGGTTCGATGATCTGGCAGCGGCCGCGGGCAACCTTCAGAGCCTGGATGATCCGGGTACGCCGCTCGCCGTGGCGCTGCCCGTCGAGCCGCCGGAGGATGTCGTCGATCATGGCGATGCGGTGGTCCAGGAATGCCCGCCAGAAGCGTTCGTCGGCGGCCTGCATGGGCCGGTCGTGGTCCGACAGTGAGAACAGGCCCTCGGCGAGGCAGTCGCCGAACTCCTCGGACCGCGCCCGCTCCGGTGACAGGTACGGGTCGTACGGCTGCTGGCTGACCCGGCCGTACACGGCGACACGTTCGACGTTGCGCCGGCCGACGAGGAAGAGCCAGTCCTCGTTGTAGATCGTCGGGAAGAACGGGGTGCGGGAGTTGACCCGGACGGCCATGGCACCGCCGCCGACAAAAACGTCCTGGGGCAGGCCGACCTCGCGCCGGGCGTGGCACACCACGGAGTTGTCGGGGAAGCCGTCGTTGCGCAGGGCGGAGACGTTGTAGTCGCGCAGCAGGCCGCCGGCGTTGCGGATGGCTTCGGGGCGCAGGCCGGTGATGTCGTCGTCGAGGAAGGCGACCTTCTCCCAGCGCTGCATGCGGGCCACGGCCAGGCCGAGGTTGCGTTTGATGCTGACGTCGTTGGCGCGGTTCAGGTGTTTCTGCTTGGCCAGCAGCGTGTCGCACTCGAAGGCGGGGAGGCCGTTCTTGGCGGTGACGTCGACCGCCACGACGGGCGCCCCGAGGAGCTCGGCCTGCTTGCGGACTATTTCGGCGGACGACCACTGGCTGCACAGCGCGATCATCGGACGCTGCAGCTCGCGTGCCAGCTCCAGGGAGTCGCGCATCGTGGCCGGGTTTCTGACCGTGGGCACGATGATCGCCGGTACGTCACCCGCGACGGCGGCCTCCGGGTGGGCCAGCAGGCGGCCGTGGGAATACCGGTGGGCCGCGACCAGCGCGGCGGTCATGCCGCGTTCGACCACTCGTGCAGAACGGTGCCGGCCATGGTCCAGTCGGGGGTGATGACCTCACCCGCGACGATGCTGACCCGGGCGAGGATGCTGTAGGTGTCGTCCGGGGTGTACCGCTGCTCGATGTAGGCGCGGTTGCGGTCACGGAAGCGCGGGTCGGTCAGGGTGCGCACCGCGGCGTAGGTCCCGCGACCGTAGTTGCCGTTGCAGATGGTGACCGACCTCTTCCGGTTGAACGGGTTCGGCGCGCGGCAGAACTGGGCGACGTCCTCGGTCAGACGATCACCCTCCAGTTTCGAGCGGAACACCGTCGCCTGGCCGTTGTGGTCGAGTACACGGAAGGAACCGACGTCCGGATCATTTCCCTCGCGCCGGTCCTGCGCGACCGGAAGGTTCAACGACTGTGTGACCCGGCGCGTCATGGGGTTCCAGTCGACGCCACCCATGAGGACGAGGTGGCTGGTGACGTCGTCCTGGGTCAGCTCGTCGGCGAGCTTGCGCCGCACGGTGACGCCGGGGTTCGCGGCGTAGACGTGGCCGTAGAGCTCCATCAGCGCGTCGAGGTCCGAGTAGGAGTAGAGCTCGACGTAGTCGGGGCTGGCCGGCGACGAGTAGATCTCGCTCGCCCGCAGCTCGGCGGGGAGGCGGGCGCAGACCAGGGTGATCGACGCCTGGTCCGGGAAGTGCCACATGCCTTCCCAGGGCGACCGGGTGGTCAGCTCGTCGGCGTTCGACGGGACGGGCGGCGTCCCGGAGCCGGCCACGCGGAGCTGCAACAGCTCGCGGAACAGTCCCTCGAAGCGGTCCAGTTCCTCCTCGCGGAGGTCCTCCTCGGTCAGCAGCCGCGGATGCCCGTCCTCGATCGACCGGGGACTGGCAAAAAAGCGGGCGTACGCGTTGAGCCACTCCTCGGACGGCTGCGCCTTCCCCTTCTCCCACGAGGAGACCAGGGGAACGCTGCGGCCCAGCGCGGTGGCCACCACGCCCTGTGTCACGGGCTGGTTGGAGAATCCGGACTCGCGCAGCGCACGAAGGCGCGCGCCGAGCCGCCTGCCGTCGTCAGCCATCGCCGGTTCCTTCAGTCGAGAATTTCAGTTACGGACTGAACTTTACTCGTTGCGGACGGTTCGGGGAGAGATGAATCTGCGCGAAAGCCTCATTCACGTCCACCAGGCCAGACTCGACCCCGCAAGTATCTTGCTTCAGTTCAGGGCTGAAGTTTAGCGTGAAGGCAGAAGTTGTCTGAACCGTTACGTCAGACCACCGAAACGGAGGAGGCGACACTCCGCGAACGACAACACCCCCGGTGGCCGCCGAGGGTGTGGTCAATGGTTTCCGTCTTTCGCTTGCCTGCAGAAAGAAGTCACCGTGCTCACCTTAACCCTAGGCACAGCTCTGTCAAAGTCAGCCACCGAGGACGGCTCCGGGGCCCTCAGCGCCCTGATCATCTGCATGATCCTGGTGATGGTCGTGATCGCGAAGCTTTTCGGCGGGATGATCGCGCCGTTCAAGGAAGTCATCAAGGCGGCGGTCGCTGCGCTCGGCGCCCTGCTGCTCACCGGAGTCCTGGTCGTGATGCTCGTCACCGCACTAGTGATGACTGCCTAGTGGCCGGGCTCTCCGACAGCTCGTCGGCCTTCCGTCCCGGCGGCGAACGCCGGGACGGAGGTGACGGCCGAGCCATCGACAGGCACGATGATCCCGTGGGGGGCCTGGGGACACTGCGCATCGCACCCCGGGCGCCCGGCGACATCGACCGGCTCGGCCGCACGTTCGGGCCGCAGGCCCAGAGCTACTACCTGGAACGCTCACGCCGGCAGGGCGTGCTGCTGGTCGCCCGCGTCGGCGAGCGGGCGATCGGCGCGGTGTTCGTCTCCACCGAGCCCGCGCCCGAGTCCGCGATCATCCGCCGCCTCGGCAAGGTCCCGATGCTCCACAAGCTCATGGTCGACGAACAGCTGAGACGTCGCGGGATCGGCACCAGGCTGATCAGGAGCGCCGAGGCCGAGCTCCGCCGGCTCCGCCAGCACCGGGTCGCCGTCGGGGTCGACATCGACAACCCGTCCGCGGCCCGGCTCTACCAGCGGCTCGCCTACCGGGAGTGGGCCTACGGCCTGCTCGAGACGGTGCGGGAGGACGTCAAGGACGGCAAGGTGATTCTCCTGCCGGACGAGTGCCGCGTCTTCCTGAAGAACCTTTAGGGAGTGCTCGCGAGCGTTCGCAGCTGTGTCGCGAGAGCCGGGTCCCGGATCGCCTGCGCCAGCGCGTTGAGCTCGGACGAGGGCAGGTGCAGCGGGATGGTGATCGTGCGGCCGCTCTCCGGGTCGCGGGCGGTCAGCGTCGGGAACCGCTCGAGCGTCTCGCGGCTGGTCTCCCGGTTGCGCCGCAGGCTGTAGGAGCCGGCCGTGACCGTCGCGGTGGCGAGGTCCACGGTGCGGGCCCGGAACGCCCGCCGGACGGTCGCCCGGGTCCCGTCCAGCCAGCCGGCCGTTCGCACCGAGCTCAGCGCCAGATAGAGCCCGACCAGCGTGAAGGGGATGCCGAGGAGTGAGATCCAGCGCATCGGCCCGAACTGATCGTCGAACCCCAGGAACGCACTGCCCCCGGACACACAGTCCTGCACCGCGGGCGGCAGCAGGTCGTACGGAATGCCGGCGATCTCACTCGGCGACGGGCACGACTCGTCCGCGGTGATCACACTCTGCAGCCAGCCGTCGGCGATCAGCGGCAGCAGCACAAATGCCAGACCGGCCAGCGCGAAGACAACACCGAAGGCAGCACCGGCCACCTTCTGCACGGGCGGGGCGCCGATCGACAGTTTGATCACCGGCCCAGCCTACGGACCCGGACAACTCGGCAGAATGTCGTGATGGACATGGATCCGCGGGTGCGGCGACGCTACGAGGTCTACGACGAGGACCAGCGGCTGCGCCGTCCCGGCCTCGGCGACCTGGTCCGGCTCCGCACCTGGGACATCTTCGACCGGTACGTGCCCACGGGCGTCCGCGTGGCAGACATCGGCGGGGGCCCGGGCATCCACGCGGACCGCCTCGCCCGCGGCGACCGGGAGGTGCTGCTCTTCGACCCGATGCCGGGACACGTCGAGATCGCGCGCGGCCGGGGCACCTTCCAGGCCGAGATCGCGGAGGCCCGGCAGGTGCCGCTCGACGACGCGAGTGTCGACGTCGTCCTGCTGATGGGACCGCTCTACCACCTGGTCGAGCCGGAGGACCGGCTGGCGGCGCTGCGGGAGGCCGCGCGGGTGCTGCGGCCCGGCGGCCTGATCCTCGCCGAGATCATCACCCGGTACGCCTGGGTCATGGACGCCACGGGCAAGGGACTGCTCGGCGAGCCGGGCACCTGGGACGACTTCGACTGGATCGCGCGTACCGGGGTGAGCAAGGATCCGGACCAGGTCGTCGACGGCAGCTTCTTCGCGTATTTCCACCGGCCCGAGGAGTTGCGGGCGGAGCTCACGCAGGCCGGCTTCGAGGACGTCGAGTTGCTGGCGGTCGAGGGGTTCGCCGGGCTGTTCGGTGATCTGGCCGAGCGCATGCGGGAGCCGGGCGACCTGTTGCGGGCGCTGCGGATCACCGAGGCCGAGCCGAGCATGCTGGGCGCCAGTGCGCACGTTCTGGGCCTCGCACGCTCATGTCCGAATCCCGCCAGCCGTTGACCCTCGGCCGGGAGCAGACTCGGGGGCATGGAGTTGGACCTGGAACGGTGCTACCGGGCCGTCGACAGCCGTGACCAGCGGTTCGACGGCTGGTTCTACACGGCCGTGCGAACCACCGGCATCTACTGCCGGCCCTCCTGCCCGGCCGTGACACCCAAGCGGGAGAACGTCACCTTCTATCCCAGCGCCGCGGCGGCACAGCGGGGTGGTTTCCGTGCCTGCCGCCGGTGCCGGCCCGACGCCGCGCCCGGGTCGCCGGAGTGGGACGTCCGCGCCGACACGGTCGGGCGGGCGATGCGGCTCATCGCGGACGGTGTGGTCGATCGGGCGGGGGTGCCCGGCCTGGCGAGCCGGCTCGGATACACCGAGCGGCACCTCAACCGCATGCTCACCGCTGAGCTCGGCGCCGGACCGCTCGCGCTGGCCCGGGCCCAGCGCGCACAGACCGCGCGGATCCTCATCGAGACCACCGACCTCGGCCTCGCCGAGATCGCGTTCGCTTCCGGGTTCGGCAGCGTGCGGCAGTTCAACGACACGATCCAAGAGGTGTACGCGCGGTCGCCCAGCGAGCTGCGGCAGCGCCGGGCCGTCCGGCAGCCCGAGGCGGGCACGATCACGCTGCGGCTGGCCTACCGGGCGCCGCTGCACATCGGTGCGTTGCTGGGGTTCCTGGCCGCGCGGGCGCTGCCGGGGATCGAGGACGCCGACGTCACCACGTACCGGAGGGGGTTGAGTCTGCCGCACGGGAGCGCGACGGTCTCGCTCACGCCGGGTGACCGGTGGGTCTCCGCGACGCTGCGGCTGGCGGACGTCCGGGACCTGGCGCCCGCGGTCGCCCGCTGCCGGCGCCTCTTCGACCTCGACGCCGATCCGGCCGCCGTCGACGGCACGCTGAGTGCCGATCCTGCGCTCGCTGCCCAGGTCAAAGCCGAGCCCGGGGTACGCGTCCCGCGTACCGCCGACGGTTTTGAACTGGCGGTCCGAGCCATCGTCGGCCAGCAGGTCTCGGTGTCGAGCGCTCGGACGACCCTGAGCCGCCTGCTCGGCCCCGTCACACCGGGTGAGCTGCGGGGCTTCCCCAGCGCCGAGGAGGTGGCCGAGCTGCCGGACGAGTCGTTCCGGATGCCGGCCGCACGCCGGGAGAGCATCCGGGCGCTGGCGCACGCCGTGGCCGACGGCCGGCTCGACCTGGACCCCGGCGCCGACCGCGA
Protein-coding regions in this window:
- the ychF gene encoding redox-regulated ATPase YchF, with protein sequence MSLTIGIVGLPNVGKSTLFNALTKNDVLAANYPFATIEPNVGVVGLPDERLTKLAEIFKSEKILPAPVSFVDIAGLVRGASKGQGRGNAFLANIRDASAICQVVRAFSDPNVLHVDGKVSPADDIETINTELILADLQTVEKALPRLQKEAKLKKDRAPMVAAAEAAFKLLDEGTTLYVGAKAAGIDLDLLTELHLLTTKPFLYVFNVDEDELGNEAFLDEMRALVAPADAVFMDAKIESELIDLPDDEAMELLESTGQTEPGLNQLIRVGFNTLGLQTYLTAGPKEARAWVIPVGATAPEAAGVIHSDFQRGFIKAEIVSYDDLIAAGSMSAAKAAGKVRMEGKDYIMKDGDVVEFRFNV
- a CDS encoding helix-turn-helix domain-containing protein, which translates into the protein MADDGRRLGARLRALRESGFSNQPVTQGVVATALGRSVPLVSSWEKGKAQPSEEWLNAYARFFASPRSIEDGHPRLLTEEDLREEELDRFEGLFRELLQLRVAGSGTPPVPSNADELTTRSPWEGMWHFPDQASITLVCARLPAELRASEIYSSPASPDYVELYSYSDLDALMELYGHVYAANPGVTVRRKLADELTQDDVTSHLVLMGGVDWNPMTRRVTQSLNLPVAQDRREGNDPDVGSFRVLDHNGQATVFRSKLEGDRLTEDVAQFCRAPNPFNRKRSVTICNGNYGRGTYAAVRTLTDPRFRDRNRAYIEQRYTPDDTYSILARVSIVAGEVITPDWTMAGTVLHEWSNAA
- a CDS encoding GNAT family N-acetyltransferase — protein: MGGLGTLRIAPRAPGDIDRLGRTFGPQAQSYYLERSRRQGVLLVARVGERAIGAVFVSTEPAPESAIIRRLGKVPMLHKLMVDEQLRRRGIGTRLIRSAEAELRRLRQHRVAVGVDIDNPSAARLYQRLAYREWAYGLLETVREDVKDGKVILLPDECRVFLKNL
- a CDS encoding class I SAM-dependent methyltransferase, with translation MDMDPRVRRRYEVYDEDQRLRRPGLGDLVRLRTWDIFDRYVPTGVRVADIGGGPGIHADRLARGDREVLLFDPMPGHVEIARGRGTFQAEIAEARQVPLDDASVDVVLLMGPLYHLVEPEDRLAALREAARVLRPGGLILAEIITRYAWVMDATGKGLLGEPGTWDDFDWIARTGVSKDPDQVVDGSFFAYFHRPEELRAELTQAGFEDVELLAVEGFAGLFGDLAERMREPGDLLRALRITEAEPSMLGASAHVLGLARSCPNPASR
- a CDS encoding AlkA N-terminal domain-containing protein, which translates into the protein MELDLERCYRAVDSRDQRFDGWFYTAVRTTGIYCRPSCPAVTPKRENVTFYPSAAAAQRGGFRACRRCRPDAAPGSPEWDVRADTVGRAMRLIADGVVDRAGVPGLASRLGYTERHLNRMLTAELGAGPLALARAQRAQTARILIETTDLGLAEIAFASGFGSVRQFNDTIQEVYARSPSELRQRRAVRQPEAGTITLRLAYRAPLHIGALLGFLAARALPGIEDADVTTYRRGLSLPHGSATVSLTPGDRWVSATLRLADVRDLAPAVARCRRLFDLDADPAAVDGTLSADPALAAQVKAEPGVRVPRTADGFELAVRAIVGQQVSVSSARTTLSRLLGPVTPGELRGFPSAEEVAELPDESFRMPAARRESIRALAHAVADGRLDLDPGADREESVARLLELPGVGAWTAGYVAMRAIGDPDVFLPTDVAAQRGAEALGLPHSPKALAAHAESWRPWRSYALMRLWRSA